The Ensifer adhaerens genome contains a region encoding:
- a CDS encoding aldehyde dehydrogenase family protein, which translates to MQDRLFIDGKWEKPRRGGTLDVIDPATEEIIHRAPAATYEDVDRAAKAARIAFDSGPWPKLSGNERAAYLRAIAAKIEEKRHSLARLEVADNGKPLPEALWDIDDAAGCFRYYAGLAEELDTSPEEAIAVGDSRFTSRAVREPLGVVGAITPWNYPLLMVSWKVAPALAAGCTIVLKPSELTPLTALELGVIAEEVGLPAGVLNILTGTGQDAGQPLTEHPLVDKLAFTGSVVTGRKVMMAGAQDIKNVSLELGGKSPFVVFADSDIDKAVEWIMFGIFWNQGQVCSATSRVLVEESIYETVVKRLCEEAAKITIGNGLEDGTLLGPIVSKGQYDKIMGAIDRARQDGATVAAGGGRPAGLNSGYFIEPTVLTDMREDSYVWREEIFGPVVCVKPFGEEADAIRMANDSRFGLAAAVMSADRDRCERVARAFRAGIVWINCSQPTFAEAPWGGYKQSGIGRELGRWGLSNYLETKQITSFDADEPWGWYIKG; encoded by the coding sequence ATGCAGGACCGGTTGTTCATCGATGGCAAATGGGAAAAACCGCGGCGCGGCGGCACGCTCGACGTGATCGATCCGGCGACGGAGGAGATCATCCATCGTGCGCCTGCGGCAACCTACGAAGACGTGGACAGGGCCGCAAAAGCGGCCCGCATCGCCTTCGACAGCGGCCCCTGGCCAAAACTTTCGGGCAACGAGCGCGCCGCCTATCTGCGTGCAATCGCCGCCAAGATCGAGGAAAAGCGCCACTCGCTGGCCCGGCTCGAAGTCGCCGACAACGGCAAGCCGCTGCCGGAAGCATTGTGGGACATCGACGATGCCGCAGGCTGCTTCCGCTATTATGCCGGTCTCGCCGAGGAACTGGACACCAGCCCTGAGGAGGCGATCGCCGTCGGCGACAGCCGCTTCACGTCACGCGCCGTGCGCGAACCGCTCGGCGTCGTCGGCGCGATCACCCCGTGGAACTATCCGTTGCTGATGGTGTCGTGGAAGGTGGCGCCGGCGCTGGCCGCCGGCTGCACCATCGTGCTCAAACCGTCGGAGCTGACACCGCTGACAGCACTTGAGCTCGGCGTCATCGCCGAGGAAGTCGGGCTGCCGGCCGGCGTGCTCAACATCCTCACCGGCACCGGCCAGGACGCCGGCCAGCCGCTGACCGAGCATCCGCTGGTCGACAAGCTTGCCTTCACCGGCTCCGTCGTCACCGGCCGCAAGGTGATGATGGCCGGTGCCCAGGACATCAAGAATGTCAGCCTCGAACTCGGCGGCAAGTCACCCTTCGTCGTCTTTGCCGACAGCGACATCGACAAGGCCGTCGAATGGATCATGTTCGGCATCTTCTGGAACCAGGGCCAGGTCTGCTCGGCGACCTCGCGCGTGCTCGTCGAGGAGTCAATCTACGAGACCGTCGTCAAGCGCCTCTGCGAAGAAGCGGCGAAGATCACCATCGGCAATGGTCTGGAAGACGGCACCCTGCTCGGGCCGATCGTCTCGAAGGGGCAGTACGACAAGATCATGGGCGCGATCGACCGCGCCCGCCAGGACGGCGCCACGGTGGCTGCCGGCGGCGGCCGCCCGGCCGGCCTCAACAGCGGCTACTTCATCGAACCGACGGTGCTGACCGATATGCGCGAAGACAGTTACGTCTGGCGCGAGGAGATCTTTGGTCCGGTCGTCTGCGTCAAGCCGTTTGGCGAAGAGGCCGACGCGATCCGCATGGCCAACGACAGCCGCTTCGGTCTTGCAGCCGCCGTCATGTCGGCCGACAGGGACCGCTGCGAGCGCGTCGCCCGCGCTTTTCGCGCTGGCATCGTCTGGATCAACTGCTCGCAGCCGACCTTCGCCGAAGCACCCTGGGGTGGCTACAAGCAATCGGGCATCGGCCGTGAGCTCGGCCGCTGGGGCCTCTCCAATTATCTGGAGACCAAGCAGATCACCAGTTTCGACGCCGACGAGCCCTGGGGCTGGTACATCAAGGGATAG
- the ppk2 gene encoding polyphosphate kinase 2, giving the protein MNRSNDEIETQDWLEAELADTLDEDYELELSEPALSEEIRKIYRKNHPPSIPRIDYFRSLLKLQSELIKLQDWVVHHKEKVVVIFEGRDSAGKGGVIKRITQRLNPRVVRVVALPAPSDREKTQWYFQRYVPHLPAGGEIVLFDRSWYNRSGVERVMGFATEDQVEQFFDDVPEFERMLVRSGIRLVKYWFSITDEEQQMRFLVRIHDPLKQWKLSPMDLQSRVRWEGYTKAKEETFARTNIPEAPWHIVEGNDKKRARLNCIDHLLRQIRYEDVPHEEISLPERVFNPDYERKVLPPELYVPSKY; this is encoded by the coding sequence ATGAACAGGTCGAACGACGAGATCGAAACGCAGGACTGGCTGGAAGCAGAACTGGCCGACACGCTCGACGAGGACTACGAACTCGAGCTTTCCGAACCGGCGCTGTCGGAAGAGATCCGCAAGATCTACCGCAAGAACCACCCGCCATCGATCCCGCGCATCGATTACTTCCGCTCGCTGCTGAAGTTGCAGTCGGAGCTGATCAAACTTCAGGACTGGGTGGTCCATCACAAGGAAAAGGTGGTGGTGATCTTCGAGGGCCGCGATTCCGCTGGCAAAGGCGGCGTCATCAAGCGCATCACCCAGAGGCTCAATCCCCGCGTCGTGCGTGTCGTCGCGCTGCCGGCACCGTCCGACCGCGAAAAGACGCAATGGTATTTCCAGCGCTACGTGCCGCACCTGCCGGCCGGCGGCGAGATCGTGCTCTTCGACCGCTCCTGGTACAACCGCTCCGGCGTCGAGCGCGTCATGGGCTTCGCCACCGAGGACCAGGTCGAGCAGTTCTTCGACGACGTGCCGGAATTCGAGCGCATGCTGGTTCGCTCCGGCATCCGGCTGGTGAAGTACTGGTTCTCGATCACCGACGAGGAGCAGCAGATGCGCTTCCTGGTGCGCATTCACGACCCGTTGAAGCAGTGGAAGCTGTCGCCGATGGATCTGCAGTCGCGGGTGCGCTGGGAAGGTTACACCAAGGCCAAGGAGGAGACCTTCGCCCGAACCAACATCCCGGAAGCGCCCTGGCATATCGTCGAAGGCAACGACAAGAAGCGCGCCCGTCTGAACTGCATCGACCACCTGTTGAGGCAGATCCGCTACGAGGACGTGCCGCACGAGGAAATCTCCCTACCGGAACGCGTCTTCAACCCGGATTACGAGCGCAAGGTTCTGCCGCCGGAACTCTACGTGCCGTCGAAATACTGA
- a CDS encoding MurR/RpiR family transcriptional regulator, translating to MSPKERSFLTRVRQVLPELHPAERRLGDFLCDFPGEVASYSAQELAALAHVSKATVSRFIQRLGYDNYEEARRHARADKQTGSRLFLATATDSGGEQSLTSHVAQGVANIEATFLAISETQVTAAATAILGARKVWVIGFRASHSFATYLQWQMTQVVEHISAIPGGGQTLGEHLVSINNDDVVILFGLRRRVTLMEPILAQLEKSGARLLYITDEGVPFLNQAEWHFRCQTLAPGPLFNHVSVMALCHLLTTRCIEIAGPAGRNRLRGIEAINDALDEL from the coding sequence ATGAGCCCGAAAGAACGTTCCTTCCTCACCCGTGTTCGCCAAGTGCTGCCGGAACTGCATCCGGCCGAGCGGCGGCTGGGCGACTTCCTCTGCGATTTTCCAGGCGAGGTCGCCAGCTACTCAGCCCAGGAACTGGCGGCGCTCGCACATGTGTCGAAGGCGACGGTCTCTCGCTTCATCCAGCGGCTCGGCTACGACAATTACGAAGAAGCGCGTCGGCATGCCCGCGCCGACAAGCAGACCGGTTCGCGCCTGTTCCTTGCAACCGCCACCGACAGCGGCGGCGAGCAGTCGCTCACGTCCCATGTGGCGCAGGGCGTGGCCAATATCGAAGCGACCTTTCTCGCCATTTCCGAAACCCAGGTGACGGCGGCGGCAACCGCCATCCTTGGCGCCCGCAAAGTCTGGGTCATCGGCTTTCGCGCCAGCCATTCCTTCGCCACCTATCTGCAATGGCAGATGACACAGGTGGTCGAGCACATCTCGGCCATTCCCGGCGGCGGCCAGACGCTCGGCGAACATCTGGTCAGCATCAACAACGACGACGTCGTCATCCTTTTCGGCCTGCGCCGGCGCGTCACATTGATGGAACCGATCCTCGCGCAGCTCGAAAAATCGGGCGCAAGGCTGCTCTATATCACCGACGAAGGCGTTCCCTTCCTCAACCAGGCAGAATGGCATTTCCGCTGCCAGACGCTAGCGCCGGGGCCCCTGTTCAACCACGTCTCTGTGATGGCGCTCTGCCATCTGCTCACCACGCGTTGCATCGAAATCGCCGGTCCCGCCGGCCGAAACCGCCTGCGCGGCATCGAGGCGATCAACGACGCGCTCGACGAATTGTGA
- a CDS encoding MFS transporter: MAAENMVPSGRSSPVIRQLESAFTKIGVTGAHKQILALVLIGCLFDSFEQNTIGVAGPILKEHWGLTGTDIGFLNTITFGSAAIGRLLSGILGDRYGRRVMLTINLLLFTIGSAACAMAPNFATLCFARAIVGFGVGGEISTAVTMLSEFCSPKFRGTAAGLVNVGAGGFGNFLAPAFGLMIFTLFPGENSWRWLFAALALPALLVVFYRRFVPETPRFLASQGKIDEANKVLSILASGSLRPRNLKVQEYLTKDHLKDEEPAKSDWKELFRAPFIGRTIPVAIAILMSYGAQLSVLTLMPIIFVSMGYTLQGSLLYSMIIQSGSVLGAIAASMFGYYFPRKKVLTLGAVFACLAAVSIAYLGTNIYLVLMFGAIFQFFVLLLNTSIWIYAPELFPTRIRAFGVALILATGSAAGSFVPTIAGALFDVYGMVGVFGLAAGMYAVFAFCIQLGPETYGMSMEDLTQPADADLAKADTSEIKVGVELRT; the protein is encoded by the coding sequence ATGGCAGCGGAAAATATGGTACCGTCCGGCAGGTCATCGCCGGTCATCAGACAGTTGGAATCAGCCTTCACCAAGATCGGCGTCACCGGCGCCCACAAGCAAATTCTCGCCCTCGTGCTCATCGGCTGCCTGTTCGACAGCTTCGAACAGAACACCATCGGCGTTGCCGGCCCGATCCTGAAAGAACATTGGGGCCTTACCGGCACCGACATCGGTTTCCTCAACACCATCACCTTCGGCAGCGCGGCGATCGGCCGCCTGCTTTCAGGCATCCTCGGCGACCGCTACGGCCGACGCGTGATGCTGACCATCAACCTCCTGCTCTTCACCATTGGCTCGGCCGCCTGCGCCATGGCGCCGAACTTCGCCACGCTCTGCTTTGCCCGTGCCATCGTCGGCTTCGGCGTCGGCGGCGAAATCTCGACGGCCGTTACCATGCTGTCGGAATTCTGCTCGCCGAAATTCCGCGGCACGGCGGCCGGCCTCGTCAATGTCGGCGCCGGCGGCTTCGGCAACTTCCTGGCGCCCGCCTTCGGCCTGATGATCTTCACCCTCTTCCCGGGTGAAAACAGCTGGCGCTGGCTCTTCGCCGCCCTCGCGCTCCCGGCTCTGCTCGTCGTCTTCTATCGCCGCTTCGTGCCGGAGACCCCGCGCTTCCTGGCTTCACAGGGCAAGATCGACGAAGCCAACAAGGTGCTCTCCATCCTTGCCTCCGGCTCGTTACGCCCGCGCAATCTCAAGGTCCAGGAGTATCTGACCAAGGATCACCTGAAAGACGAAGAGCCGGCCAAGAGCGACTGGAAGGAACTCTTCCGCGCGCCCTTCATCGGCCGCACGATCCCCGTCGCCATCGCCATCCTGATGAGCTACGGCGCCCAGCTTTCGGTGCTGACGCTGATGCCGATCATCTTCGTCTCCATGGGCTATACGCTGCAGGGCAGCCTGCTCTACAGCATGATCATCCAGAGCGGCAGCGTGCTTGGTGCCATCGCCGCCTCGATGTTCGGCTACTACTTCCCGCGCAAGAAGGTGCTGACGCTCGGCGCCGTGTTCGCCTGCCTTGCGGCGGTTTCGATCGCCTATCTCGGCACCAACATCTATCTGGTGCTGATGTTCGGCGCGATCTTCCAGTTCTTCGTGCTGCTGCTCAACACCTCGATCTGGATCTATGCGCCCGAACTCTTTCCGACCCGCATCCGCGCCTTCGGCGTGGCGCTGATCCTGGCAACCGGTTCGGCCGCGGGTTCCTTCGTCCCCACCATCGCCGGCGCCCTCTTCGACGTCTACGGCATGGTCGGTGTCTTCGGGCTTGCCGCCGGCATGTATGCGGTCTTTGCCTTCTGCATCCAGCTCGGCCCCGAAACCTACGGCATGTCGATGGAAGACCTCACCCAGCCTGCCGATGCCGACCTGGCAAAGGCTGACACTTCTGAAATCAAAGTCGGCGTGGAACTGAGAACGTGA
- a CDS encoding aspartate/glutamate racemase family protein has protein sequence MSAHILLINPNSSRATSDMMVAIARRAASGRMAVAVATAMRNPPMIVTPEQLDASAAEVVEIGEKHEVGCLGIVVSAFGDPGLAALKHRLDIPVIGICEASMIEASQGGRKFGVATTTPELIQAIDDRARDLGVWEQYTGIRCTSGDPLALSAHPDRLLSALGEAVRQCIELDGAEAVIIGGGPLGQAADELQPMFSTPIIAPIPSAIGRMLDLMQVAA, from the coding sequence GTGAGCGCACATATCCTTCTGATCAACCCGAACAGTTCGCGTGCCACCAGCGACATGATGGTCGCCATCGCACGCCGGGCAGCATCAGGACGCATGGCCGTGGCAGTCGCCACGGCCATGCGGAACCCGCCGATGATCGTCACACCGGAGCAGCTGGACGCATCCGCTGCCGAGGTCGTCGAGATCGGCGAAAAGCATGAGGTCGGATGCCTCGGCATCGTCGTCAGCGCCTTCGGCGATCCCGGCCTTGCCGCGCTCAAGCACCGGCTCGATATCCCCGTCATCGGAATCTGTGAGGCCTCGATGATCGAGGCCTCACAGGGCGGCCGCAAATTCGGCGTCGCCACCACGACGCCGGAACTGATCCAGGCGATCGACGACCGCGCCCGCGATCTCGGCGTCTGGGAACAATATACCGGCATCCGTTGCACTTCGGGTGATCCGCTGGCGCTTTCCGCCCACCCGGATCGGCTGCTTTCGGCTCTCGGCGAGGCGGTCCGCCAATGCATCGAGCTCGACGGCGCCGAGGCCGTCATCATCGGCGGCGGCCCGCTCGGCCAGGCGGCCGACGAGCTCCAGCCGATGTTTTCGACGCCGATTATCGCCCCCATCCCGAGCGCAATCGGCCGCATGCTCGACCTGATGCAGGTCGCCGCCTGA
- a CDS encoding ankyrin repeat domain-containing protein — translation MKSLFASLVAVAFFAAAANAGPLHDAARDGDTERVKQLLDQGTDITEPDAAGEPALLIAALKGRAEVVALLIDRGNDIEIRNKGGLTALHAAAYGGNLETVKLLVAKGAAVNDVANFYKMSPLHAAAEEGHAEVVAFLLANKADIEAKERNGYTPLTQAGWRSYWPAAELLLKAGATCQKAELVGEWLYGECTKRQ, via the coding sequence ATGAAATCTCTCTTTGCTTCGCTGGTCGCGGTGGCGTTCTTCGCCGCGGCGGCGAACGCGGGTCCTTTGCATGACGCGGCACGGGACGGCGACACGGAACGCGTCAAACAGTTGCTCGATCAGGGAACCGATATAACCGAGCCGGATGCGGCCGGTGAACCGGCGCTGTTGATTGCCGCTCTCAAGGGTCGCGCCGAGGTCGTCGCCCTTCTCATCGACCGCGGCAACGACATCGAGATCCGCAACAAGGGCGGTCTCACCGCGCTTCACGCCGCGGCCTATGGCGGCAATCTCGAAACCGTCAAACTACTCGTCGCCAAGGGCGCGGCGGTCAACGACGTCGCCAACTTCTACAAGATGTCGCCGCTGCATGCGGCGGCCGAAGAGGGCCACGCCGAAGTGGTCGCCTTCCTGCTTGCCAACAAGGCAGACATCGAAGCCAAGGAGCGCAATGGCTATACGCCGCTCACCCAGGCCGGCTGGCGGTCCTACTGGCCGGCCGCCGAACTTCTGTTGAAGGCCGGCGCCACCTGCCAGAAGGCCGAGCTTGTCGGCGAATGGCTCTACGGCGAATGCACGAAACGTCAATAG
- a CDS encoding YHS domain-containing (seleno)protein: MSRHSIRFIIAATAAFLAPAVPSLAEEPVNTGYFGDVAIKGYDPVAYFTENKAVEGSPEFSYRWLGATWQFASAEHRDQFIKEPTRYAPQYGGYCADGVSFGTVTTNIDPKAWRIIKDKLYLSYDPGAADGLVKNPNKVVDSRKHWSEVEQTLLTEKANINWTQPRP; encoded by the coding sequence ATGTCTCGACACTCCATACGATTTATAATCGCGGCGACAGCGGCGTTCCTTGCGCCGGCCGTCCCGTCACTGGCAGAAGAGCCCGTCAACACCGGCTACTTCGGTGACGTGGCGATCAAGGGTTACGACCCGGTCGCCTATTTCACCGAGAACAAGGCTGTCGAAGGATCACCCGAATTCAGCTATCGCTGGCTCGGCGCCACCTGGCAGTTTGCCAGCGCCGAACACCGTGACCAGTTCATCAAGGAGCCCACCCGCTATGCGCCGCAATATGGCGGCTACTGCGCCGATGGCGTCTCCTTCGGCACGGTCACGACCAACATCGATCCCAAGGCCTGGCGCATCATCAAGGACAAGCTCTATCTCAGCTACGATCCGGGCGCAGCCGACGGACTGGTGAAGAACCCGAACAAGGTGGTCGATTCGCGCAAGCACTGGTCCGAGGTCGAGCAGACGCTGCTCACCGAGAAGGCGAACATCAACTGGACGCAGCCCCGGCCCTGA
- a CDS encoding adenylate/guanylate cyclase domain-containing protein, whose product MERRLAAVLIADVVGYSRLSRLDEEGTRLRFQSDLGHILEPLFREHHGRLVKTMGDGLLVEFRSVVDATQCAVEIQRRKAEAEADKAPNGERLDFRIGINLGDIIVEGDDIHGDGVNIADRVQGLAEPGGIAISGTAYDQVSSKLKVGFASLGQQTVKGLAEPIRVYRVLLDPGAAGRTVVEKPRRNAAWVKGSVVGLVAIALSTAVAWWQPWTWIGQEGMAQRFAYPLPDQPSVAVLPFINVSGDSDHDHLAEGLTDDLITELSKVSGLFVIARHSVFALKGSTDKIQDVAAELGVHYVLEGTLQRADQRLRINVKLIDAMSGLSLWAERYDRQYADLFAVQDDVIGKIIAALEVKLSEGERDQLARIPTDNLEAYDNYMRAEQQGLIWRDVDTYRQTLSYYQRAIDLDPKFADAHAGIARVAVDVWRNDYNYLWSAAVARKIAYDAAGQALKLDANNARAHTVLALLQLVDGRPLEAKESALRAVSAQPGDAEALANLALILAQTGEHEQALDDIERALRLDPSPSSSLQLLSGIVYYTTRHLEKAIPLIEAAGASLPKAEAVREYLASAYAQRGDQQSAAAEAAELLKLFPDTNLSYYGYLYDYWREEDLYRHLFGLRVAGIPEWPFGFVGAASDRLGPAELKQLTTDKTWVGVHKNGTGFAQFFDMDGNTAYRTSNTNITGRIEVKGNQLCEKYDGYFLDRMVCGYVYRNTAKGERTADYINVTPQSLKFFSIEK is encoded by the coding sequence ATGGAGCGCCGTCTCGCAGCCGTCCTGATCGCGGATGTCGTCGGTTACAGCCGCTTGAGCCGGCTGGACGAGGAAGGGACGCGCTTGCGATTCCAGTCGGATCTCGGCCATATTCTCGAGCCGCTTTTCCGCGAGCATCACGGGCGTCTGGTGAAGACGATGGGCGATGGCCTGCTCGTCGAATTCCGCAGCGTTGTCGACGCGACCCAATGCGCAGTCGAGATCCAGCGGCGCAAGGCGGAGGCGGAAGCCGACAAGGCGCCAAATGGCGAGAGGCTGGACTTCCGCATCGGCATCAATCTTGGCGACATCATCGTCGAGGGTGACGACATCCATGGCGACGGCGTCAACATCGCCGATCGGGTCCAGGGACTTGCCGAGCCGGGTGGTATTGCGATCTCCGGCACGGCTTACGACCAGGTCAGCTCCAAGCTGAAAGTCGGATTTGCGTCCCTGGGTCAACAGACGGTCAAGGGGCTTGCCGAGCCGATCCGGGTTTACCGGGTCCTCCTCGATCCGGGGGCCGCCGGCAGGACGGTTGTCGAGAAGCCTCGACGCAATGCGGCCTGGGTGAAGGGATCGGTCGTTGGTCTCGTCGCGATTGCGCTGTCGACTGCGGTCGCCTGGTGGCAGCCGTGGACGTGGATCGGGCAGGAGGGGATGGCGCAGCGTTTCGCCTATCCGCTGCCGGACCAGCCTTCGGTTGCCGTGCTGCCCTTCATCAATGTCAGCGGCGACAGCGATCACGACCATTTGGCCGAGGGGCTGACGGACGATCTCATCACAGAACTCTCGAAAGTGTCCGGCCTCTTTGTCATCGCGCGCCATTCGGTGTTCGCGCTGAAGGGCAGTACCGACAAGATCCAGGACGTGGCCGCCGAGCTTGGCGTACACTATGTGCTGGAGGGCACGCTGCAGCGGGCGGACCAGCGGTTGCGCATCAACGTCAAGCTGATCGATGCGATGAGCGGTCTTTCGCTCTGGGCCGAGCGCTACGATCGGCAATACGCCGACCTCTTTGCGGTTCAGGACGACGTGATCGGCAAGATCATCGCAGCGCTCGAGGTCAAGCTCAGCGAGGGCGAACGCGACCAGCTGGCGCGCATTCCGACGGACAATCTCGAGGCCTACGACAACTACATGCGCGCCGAGCAGCAGGGCTTGATCTGGCGCGACGTCGACACCTATCGCCAGACGCTTTCCTATTATCAGCGGGCGATCGATCTCGATCCGAAATTCGCCGATGCGCATGCCGGTATCGCCCGGGTCGCCGTCGACGTCTGGCGCAACGACTACAACTATCTCTGGTCCGCGGCCGTGGCGCGCAAGATCGCCTATGATGCGGCGGGACAGGCCCTGAAGCTCGACGCCAACAACGCCCGCGCCCATACCGTGCTGGCGCTGCTGCAGCTGGTGGACGGCCGTCCCCTTGAGGCAAAGGAATCAGCGCTTCGAGCCGTCTCGGCGCAGCCGGGGGATGCCGAGGCGCTCGCCAATCTGGCGCTGATACTGGCCCAGACCGGTGAACACGAGCAGGCGCTCGACGATATCGAGCGGGCGCTGAGGCTTGATCCGTCGCCATCTTCGAGCCTGCAACTGCTTTCGGGCATCGTCTATTACACGACGCGTCACCTTGAGAAGGCGATCCCGCTGATCGAAGCGGCCGGCGCATCCTTGCCAAAGGCGGAGGCGGTGCGGGAGTATCTGGCGTCGGCCTATGCCCAGCGCGGCGACCAGCAGAGTGCGGCCGCCGAAGCGGCCGAGCTGTTGAAGCTCTTCCCGGACACGAACCTGAGCTACTACGGCTATCTCTACGACTACTGGCGCGAAGAGGATCTCTATCGCCACCTCTTCGGCCTTCGCGTCGCCGGTATTCCGGAATGGCCCTTCGGCTTCGTCGGCGCCGCCAGCGACCGGCTCGGCCCGGCCGAGCTGAAACAACTGACCACCGACAAGACCTGGGTCGGCGTGCACAAGAACGGCACGGGCTTTGCGCAGTTTTTCGACATGGACGGCAACACCGCCTATCGCACCAGCAACACCAACATCACCGGTCGGATTGAAGTGAAGGGCAACCAGCTCTGCGAAAAATATGACGGCTATTTTCTCGACCGCATGGTCTGCGGCTATGTCTACCGCAATACGGCAAAGGGCGAGCGCACGGCGGACTACATCAATGTCACGCCGCAGTCGCTGAAGTTCTTCTCGATCGAGAAGTGA
- a CDS encoding DUF1254 domain-containing protein codes for MLKRRSLLMFGALATALPAFKVTRAGAADSALTADEARAIAKDAYIYGFPLVDSYRVQHSYFVDHGNPEFKSGWNTLNNTARVYTPDDKAIQTPNSDTPYSFLGADLRAEPLVLTVPAVEKERYYSLQFVDMYTFNFAYVGSRATGSEAGTFLLAGPGWKGETPPGINAVIRSETEFAFVLYRTQMFDPADIENVKKIQAGYRVEPLSSFLGQPAPAPAAAVDFITPLSAADEKTSPDFYRVLNFILQYCPTHPSETALMQRFADLNIGAGKTFDITAFSPEIQKAITDGMADAWAAFKEHKETEIDTGKASSADAFGTREFLKNDYMQRMSGAVLGIYGNSKDEALYPAYFVDDQKKPLIGSGHYTLRFEPGQLPPVNAFWSLTLYELPSSLLYANPLNRYLINSPMLPNLQKDADGGVTLYVQHESPGPDKEANWLPAPSGPFFTAMRLYWPKPDALDGKWKAPPMRRAN; via the coding sequence ATGCTGAAAAGACGGTCACTGCTGATGTTCGGCGCCCTTGCAACGGCACTGCCGGCATTCAAGGTAACGCGGGCAGGCGCCGCCGATTCCGCACTCACGGCGGACGAGGCGCGCGCCATTGCCAAAGACGCCTATATCTACGGTTTCCCGCTGGTCGACAGCTACAGGGTGCAGCATTCCTATTTCGTCGATCACGGCAATCCCGAGTTCAAGAGCGGCTGGAATACGCTCAACAATACCGCGCGGGTCTATACGCCTGACGACAAGGCTATCCAGACGCCAAATTCCGATACGCCCTACTCCTTCCTGGGCGCGGACCTGCGCGCCGAGCCGCTGGTCCTGACCGTGCCGGCGGTCGAGAAGGAGCGCTACTACTCGCTCCAGTTCGTCGACATGTACACGTTCAATTTCGCCTATGTCGGAAGTCGCGCCACCGGCAGCGAGGCTGGCACCTTCCTGCTGGCGGGACCGGGCTGGAAGGGTGAAACCCCGCCCGGGATCAACGCGGTGATCCGGTCGGAAACGGAATTCGCTTTCGTGCTTTACCGCACGCAGATGTTTGATCCCGCCGACATCGAGAACGTCAAGAAGATCCAGGCGGGCTACAGGGTCGAGCCGCTGTCGAGCTTCCTTGGTCAGCCGGCTCCGGCACCGGCCGCGGCCGTCGATTTTATCACCCCGTTGAGCGCGGCTGACGAAAAGACCTCGCCTGACTTCTACAGGGTCCTGAATTTTATCCTGCAGTACTGCCCGACGCACCCGTCCGAAACGGCGCTGATGCAGCGTTTCGCCGATCTGAACATCGGTGCGGGCAAGACGTTCGACATCACGGCTTTCTCGCCGGAGATCCAGAAGGCGATCACTGACGGCATGGCGGACGCCTGGGCGGCGTTCAAGGAACACAAGGAAACCGAAATCGACACCGGCAAGGCTTCGAGTGCCGACGCGTTCGGCACGCGGGAGTTCCTGAAGAACGACTATATGCAGCGCATGTCCGGCGCGGTTCTCGGTATCTACGGCAACTCGAAGGACGAAGCTCTCTATCCCGCCTATTTCGTCGATGACCAGAAGAAGCCGCTGATCGGGTCGGGCCACTACACCTTGCGCTTCGAACCCGGGCAACTGCCGCCGGTCAACGCCTTCTGGTCGCTCACCCTCTACGAACTGCCGTCGAGCCTGCTCTACGCCAATCCGCTTAACCGCTATCTCATCAACTCGCCGATGCTACCGAACCTGCAAAAGGACGCCGATGGCGGCGTGACGCTCTACGTCCAGCACGAGAGCCCTGGGCCTGACAAGGAAGCAAACTGGCTGCCGGCGCCGAGCGGCCCGTTCTTCACCGCCATGCGGCTCTACTGGCCAAAGCCGGACGCATTGGACGGAAAATGGAAAGCGCCGCCGATGCGGCGCGCCAACTGA